A genomic segment from Bacillus cereus G9842 encodes:
- a CDS encoding tyrosine-type recombinase/integrase → MKQAGQPIQNEKQLETIKNILLQSSKRDGLLFVLAVNSGLKVSEILQLKVSDVIDENENVRHSILFYNEKVKKHKWFAVNEDLQHAIEDYMKERKTWKRNEPLLKSQKGTKSITRQHAWYILNKAAKEVGLEGISSHTLRKTWGYCAYKSGVDIAFLQHFFDHSTLSKTLKYIGIA, encoded by the coding sequence ATGAAACAAGCAGGACAACCTATTCAAAATGAAAAACAATTAGAAACTATCAAAAATATACTTTTACAATCTTCGAAACGTGATGGCTTATTATTCGTATTAGCTGTAAATTCTGGCTTAAAAGTAAGTGAAATCTTACAATTAAAAGTTAGTGATGTAATCGATGAAAATGAAAATGTTCGCCATTCCATTTTATTTTACAATGAAAAAGTGAAGAAACATAAATGGTTTGCTGTAAATGAAGACTTACAGCACGCAATCGAAGACTACATGAAAGAACGTAAAACTTGGAAACGTAATGAACCATTGTTAAAATCTCAAAAAGGAACAAAATCTATTACGAGACAACATGCATGGTACATTTTAAACAAAGCTGCAAAAGAAGTTGGATTAGAAGGGATTAGCTCACATACACTTCGAAAAACTTGGGGTTATTGTGCATACAAATCAGGTGTTGATATTGCATTTTTACAACACTTCTTTGATCACAGTACTCTATCAAAAACTTTAAAGTATATCGGTATTGCTTAA
- a CDS encoding DUF72 domain-containing protein, translating into MLFIGVTGWGDHDSLYVDSYENRNKLRTYSEYFPIVEVDSSFYAMQPARNYIKWAMETPKDFSFVVKAYQGMTGHMKGEFPFSTFDEMFDVYKQSILPLIEANKLKTILFQYPPWFDCKKKNVDFLRYTKEKMEGLPCAIEFRNQTWFYPEMRDKTLQFLEQEKWVHTICDEPQAGIGSVPLVLEVTNSNMALIRFHGRNVHGWLDKGENWRAVRCLYRYNNKELEEWVERLEQLKKKTKDIYVLFNNNSGGDAADNAKQLMKMMNITYGEPKPEQLNFFE; encoded by the coding sequence GTGCTGTTCATTGGAGTGACAGGATGGGGAGATCATGATTCTTTATACGTAGATTCCTATGAAAATAGAAATAAATTACGAACATATAGTGAGTATTTTCCTATTGTGGAAGTGGATAGTTCATTTTACGCGATGCAACCTGCACGAAATTATATAAAATGGGCAATGGAAACGCCGAAAGATTTTTCTTTTGTCGTAAAAGCGTATCAAGGAATGACAGGACATATGAAAGGGGAATTTCCTTTTTCTACGTTTGATGAGATGTTTGATGTGTATAAGCAGTCCATTCTTCCTTTAATAGAAGCTAATAAATTAAAAACAATTTTATTTCAATATCCACCATGGTTTGATTGCAAAAAGAAAAATGTAGATTTTCTTCGATATACGAAAGAAAAAATGGAAGGTTTACCATGTGCAATAGAATTTCGAAATCAAACATGGTTTTATCCAGAAATGAGAGATAAGACGTTACAGTTTCTAGAACAGGAGAAATGGGTTCATACAATTTGTGATGAACCACAGGCTGGGATAGGTTCTGTGCCACTCGTATTAGAGGTTACGAATTCAAACATGGCATTAATACGTTTTCACGGTCGAAATGTTCATGGTTGGCTTGATAAAGGGGAAAATTGGAGAGCGGTTCGTTGTTTATATCGCTACAACAATAAAGAACTGGAAGAATGGGTGGAACGACTAGAGCAATTAAAAAAGAAAACAAAGGATATATACGTACTGTTTAACAACAATTCAGGTGGGGATGCAGCAGATAATGCGAAACAGCTTATGAAAATGATGAACATTACATATGGTGAGCCGAAGCCGGAGCAATTAAATTTTTTTGAATGA
- a CDS encoding DUF3924 domain-containing protein, whose product MNTLTIELPKETAEKLDLLKQAYEKKTGASISESTLVQTLISKEFIQAITPFDLQQFINGKEQH is encoded by the coding sequence ATGAACACACTTACAATTGAATTACCAAAAGAAACGGCTGAAAAACTTGATTTATTAAAACAAGCTTACGAAAAGAAAACAGGTGCTTCTATCTCTGAGAGCACTCTCGTGCAAACACTTATCTCAAAAGAATTTATCCAGGCGATAACTCCTTTTGATTTACAACAATTCATCAACGGAAAAGAACAGCATTAA